A part of Populus alba chromosome 8, ASM523922v2, whole genome shotgun sequence genomic DNA contains:
- the LOC118057300 gene encoding protein LIGHT-DEPENDENT SHORT HYPOCOTYLS 4, translating to MDSVQDFNNTTTNPIITLPLATTNTASPSSSSSLTTTTSPTTLSRYENQKRRDWNTFGQYLRNHRPPLSLSRCSGAHVLEFLRYLDQFGKTKVHTQLCPFFGHPNPPAPCPCPLRQAWGSLDALIGRLRAAFEEHGGKPENNPFGARAVRLYLREVRDSQSKARGISYEKKKRKRPPQQQNPASLMPPQAPPESTTSASENYQ from the coding sequence ATGGATTCTGTTCAAGATTTCAACAATACCACAACAAACCCAATAATCACACTCCCCCTCGCCACCACCAACACGGCCTCcccctcctcttcctcctccctcaccaccaccacctccccCACCACTCTCAGCCGCTATGAGAACCAGAAGCGGCGAGACTGGAACACCTTTGGGCAATACCTCCGGAACCACCGTCCCCCGCTCTCACTCTCCCGGTGCAGTGGAGCCCACGTCCTCGAGTTCTTGCGTTACCTTGATCAGTTTGGAAAAACCAAAGTCCACACCCAACTCTGCCCCTTCTTTGGCCACCCGAACCCGCCTGCACCGTGCCCATGCCCGCTCCGCCAGGCCTGGGGAAGCCTCGATGCACTCATTGGCCGTCTCCGTGCTGCCTTTGAAGAGCACGGAGGCAAGCCTGAGAACAACCCTTTTGGGGCTCGTGCTGTTAGGCTTTATCTACGTGAAGTTAGGGACTCGCAGTCTAAAGCGAGAGGGATTAGCtacgagaagaagaagagaaagagaccACCACAGCAGCAGAATCCTGCTTCACTGATGCCACCACAAGCACCACCAGAGAGTACTACTAGTGCAAGTGAGAATTATcagtaa
- the LOC118057312 gene encoding LOW QUALITY PROTEIN: uncharacterized protein (The sequence of the model RefSeq protein was modified relative to this genomic sequence to represent the inferred CDS: substituted 1 base at 1 genomic stop codon), with protein sequence MESTRCWFKQVKVKRISXKSAKQKDTTGNGKEGTKASNSEEAPSNVTKQKVAAAKQFIENHYKKQMKDLQERQERRNVLEKKLADAEVSEEEHSNLLKFLEKKETEYMRLQRHKMGADDFEPLTMIGKGAFGEVRVCREKSTGHVYAMKKLKKSEMLRRGQVEHVKAERNLLAEVDSNCIVKLYCSFQDEEYLYLIMEYLPGGDMMTLLMRKDTLTEDEARFYVGETVLAIESIHKHNYIHRDIKPDNLLLDRNGHMKLSDFGLCKPLDCSTLQEKDFSAANNLSGALQSDGRPAAPKRTQQEQLQHWQRNRRMLAYSTVGTPDYIAPEVLLKKGYGMECDWWSLGAIMYEMLVGFPPFYSDEPMSTCRKIVNWRNHLKFPEEAKLSSEAKDLISKLLCNVDQRLGTKGADEIKAHPWFKGIEWDKLYQIKAAFIPEVNDELDTQNFEKFEEADDQIQTSAKSGPWRKMLSSKDINFVGYTYKNFEIINDHQLPGIAELKKKSTKSKRPSIKSLFEDEAAEAPSEPVKGSFLSLLPPKLDSSEQSGNPNKLF encoded by the exons ATGGAGTCAACAAGGTGTTGGTTCAAACAGGTTAAAGTCAAAAGGATAAGCTGAAAGTCTGCCAAACAGAAAGATACCACAGGCAATGGGAAGGAGGGAACTAAAGCATCTAACAGTGAAGAAGCACCATCCAATGTAACCAAGCAGAAGGTTGCAGCTGCAAAGCAGTTTATTGAGAACCATTATAAGAAGCAAATGAAAGACCTGCAAGAAAGGCAGGAGCG ACGTAATGTACTGGAGAAGAAGTTAGCTGATGCTGAGGTCTCTGAGGAAGAACATAGTAACTTACTAAAATTTTTAGAGAAGAAGGAAACTGAATACATGCGTCTTCAAAGGCATAAAATGGGTGCTGATGATTTTGAGCCATTGACCATGATAGGCAAGGGTGCATTTGGGGAG GTTAGAGTCTGTAGAGAAAAATCAACAGGTCATGTATATGCCATGAAGAAGCTTAAGAAATCAGAGATGCTACGCAGAGGCCAG GTCGAACATGTGAAAGCAGAAAGGAATCTACTTGCTGAGGTTGATAGCAATTGCATTGTCAAACTATATTGTTCTTTCCAAGATGAAGAGTATCTGTATCTCATCATGGAATATCTACCTGGTGGAGATATGATGACTTTACTGATGCGCAAAGACACACTAACCGAAGATGAGGCCAGGTTTTACGTTGGGGAAACTGTCCTAGCTATTGAGTCTATCcataaacataattatattCATAG AGATATCAAACCTGACAACTTGCTACTTGATAGAAATGGTCACATGAAACTATCAGACTTTGGATTATGTAAACCATTAGATTGCAGTACTCTCCAAGAAAAGGATTTTTCTGCGGCAAACAATCTTAGTGGAGCTCTTCAAAGTGATGGACGCCCTGCAGCCCCAAAACGTACACAACAGGAACAATTACAACATTGGCAAAGGAACAGGAGGATGCTT GCTTATTCTACTGTTGGAACTCCTGACTATATTGCCCCAGAGGTCTTGTTGAAGAAGGGATATGGAATGGAATGTGATTG GTGGTCCCTTGGTGCTATTATGTATGAAATGCTTGTGGGGTTCCCACCATTTTACTCAGACGAGCCCATGTCAACTTGTAGGAAG ATAGTTAATTGGagaaatcatttaaaatttccAGAAGAAGCAAAGTTATCTTCTGAAGCAAAAGACCTTATTAGCAAACTTCTATGTAATGTTGACCAGAGGCTTGGAACAAAAGGGGCAGATGAAATCAAG GCTCACCCATGGTTCAAAGGTATTGAGTGGgacaaattatatcaaataaaagcTGCATTTATTCCTGAGGTCAATGATGAGTTGGATACTCAAAATTTTGAGAAGTTTGAAGAG GCTGATGACCAAATTCAGACTTCAGCAAAATCTGGTCCGTGGAGAAAG ATGCTTTCATCTAAAGATATCAACTTTGTTGGTTATACATACAAGAACTTTGAAATCATAAATGATCATCAGTTGCCTGGAATTG ctgaattaaagaagaagagcaCAAAATCTAAGAGGCCTTCGATCAAGTCACTTTTTG AAGATGAGGCAGCCGAGGCTCCTAGTGAACCTGTTAAGGGGAGCTTCCTAAGCCTCCTGCCTCCTAAACTAGATTCTTCGGAGCAATCGGGAAATCCAAATAAGCTGTTCTAA